From the genome of Procambarus clarkii isolate CNS0578487 chromosome 66, FALCON_Pclarkii_2.0, whole genome shotgun sequence:
aagaGCCACCTCCAGGTGGCTCTGGCCAGTCACCTGGCTTGCCCATGTTTCGATACTCTCATATGGTAAGTGTTCTGTTTGTTAAAATTCCTTGCGAGTTCATGCAACTGTGTGGTATATACAAGACACGAGTTTTCTCTAGTATATATGATTGATAgaaaatgtcatatatatatatatatatatatatatatatatatatatatatatatatatatatatatatatatatatatatatatatatatatatagataaacaggtttcggtaagacacttcccttgtttatgttgactgcgtgttgatgatgatagagcactaatttgatcttcataacacttcgtccaagagaattataggagctgaatttgctcctgcCACTATGGTCTTAACATAGTCTTTAGACCATAGTCTAtggtctttatatatatatatatatatatatatatatatatatatatatatatatatatatatatatatatatatatatatatatatataactgaaaactcacaccccagaagtgactcgaacccatactgccagaagcgctctgcaactgatgtacaggatcccttaaccactcgaccatcacgaccaaacaaaagaggatggtagccgaggctaattccccatcctcccgtcggcactctgatggttgaagggtttgctgacttttgagagtaattttctcattgttaagttagtggtatctggctccaccgacttgattgtcaactgatctgTTGTCATATCCCATTCGACGCCTAGTACTTTTGTCCTTTTTTTTTGGGTACCTGGTAGTCGGATAATTCAGTTgcgatcagttgatttaatttggcattgttggagagacccacgactggagaggcatattttttccattaattctcgattggcctcatggtatatgttcAGCAGTTTACTCTTACTGCTGGTTGTTCCTTGGAAATTGTCCACATACAAGTTATTGCTAATTTCAGTTTTgtttgggctattggacttcttcaagttcgtatctaaggtagcttgaagcagaaacggcAAAGACATGGCCCCaaacaaaacagacgcaaacctgtaagtgattaattcactgtttggatcgttaggatccttgatccataggaactttgtgtagttacggtcttcttcttggagacctaccctaaggaaagcCTTGCTGATGTCGGCCGTATATGTGTAAGCCCCAATACGGAACTTAAACAGCAAGTCATATAGCCTTTGTGCCAGGCTAGGGGCAGTTTGAAGGTAGTCATTTAATGAAACACTACTCTGCCTTGTCTTAGCGCTGCGGTTAAATACTATCTGTAGTGGGGTAGTAGCAGAAATTTtcagtacagggtggtgtggcaggtagtgtccttcctttgggttatcattagTGACAACGTCGGT
Proteins encoded in this window:
- the LOC138355207 gene encoding uncharacterized protein: MGSDVYHKFIKGKEEKQGMNLLPSAGGYLLTGPVLRLKQPAPVDHQHANPKQLDDKFTDVVTNDNPKEGHYLPHHPVLKISATTPLQIVFNRSAKTRQSSVSLNDYLQTAPSLAQRLYDLLFKFRIGAYTYTADISKAFLRVGLQEEDRNYTKFLWIKDPNDPNSELITYRFASVLFGAMSLPFLLQATLDTNLKKSNSPNKTEISNNLYVDNFQGTTSSKSKLLNIYHEANRELMEKICLSSRGSLQQCQIKSTDRN